Proteins encoded within one genomic window of Lycium ferocissimum isolate CSIRO_LF1 unplaced genomic scaffold, AGI_CSIRO_Lferr_CH_V1 ctg473, whole genome shotgun sequence:
- the LOC132044529 gene encoding protein MAIN-LIKE 2-like, which produces MEPGPFDNREMLYLQHEHRSQYVWDAPVSSSRVVRICLGESAWDILEAIPPHPRVIDILRRGGIYRCIEVGRLVHDRALVTAIIKRWRPETHIFHLGIGEATITLQDVEVIYGLQIDGQALYRVEPLEMLPYRQEMARLTGFEPLQGDMCGRSQLLRSSLHAHLRLVDLQHPIGDAMLQADVDRRARLYLLIIFGGIMFPNTSGADISIRYLLFIEDLEQLGCYSWGAAVLAYMYRGFDRASMGERVEVAAFSPLLQIWVLTRLRPFLPIAAHPPDDYVAEDMPYAQRWSRGRTRGVETHHVILPFRDQLDRITAPESFIVN; this is translated from the exons ATGGAGCCGGGACCCTTCGACAACAGAGAGATGCTTTATCTACAGCATGAGCATAGGTCCCAGTATGTATGGGATGCACCGGTATCCTCTAGTAGAGTGGTCCGTATCTGTTTGGGGGAGTCAGCATGGGATATTCTAGAGGCTATTCCCCCACATCCTCGTGTCATAGATATACTACGTCGGGGCGGTATCTACCGGTGCATCGAGGTTGGTCGGCTTGTGCACGATAGGGCTCTAGTGACGGCCATAATTAAGCGCTGGCGACCGGAGACCCATATATTTCATCTCGGCATTGGCGAGGCTACCATCACCCTGCAGGATGTCGAGGTGATTTATGGTCTACAGATTGATGGACAGGCATTGTATAGAGTGGAGCCTCTGGAGATGTTGCCGTATCGCCAGGAGATGGCTAGGCTCACTGGTTTCGAGCCTCTGCAGGGGGATATGTGTGGACGGAGTCAGTTGTTGCGGTCCTCCCTCCATGCTCACTTGCGCCTCGTAGATCTGCAGCATCCGATTGGCGACGCGATGCTACAGGCTGATGTTGACCGACGTGCTCGTTTATATCTtctcatcatattcgggggcatcATGTTCCCGAACACGTCGGGTGCGGATATAAGCATTAGGTATCTGCTCTTTATTGAGGACCTAGAGCAGCTGGGATGTTATAGTTGGGGCGCCGCTGTCCTGGCTTACATGTACAGAGGATTTGATCGAGCCTCTATGGGCGAGAGAGTTGAGGTCGCTGCATTTAGCCCTCTTCttcag ATATGGGTGTTgactaggttgagaccttttctGCCCATAGCTGCTCACCCTCCCGATGACTATGTTGCTGAGGATATGCCATACGCGCAGAGATGGTCTCGAGGCCGTACCAGAGGTGTGGAGACGCACCATGTCATTCTCCCGTTTAGGGATCAGTTAGACCGCATAACGGCGCCCGAG tcttttattgttaactag